A segment of the Gammaproteobacteria bacterium genome:
CCGCCAGGCGCTGATCGTACGGGTGGCCGAACGGTATTTCAGCGTCCTGGGCGCCCGCGACAATCTGGAATTCGCCCGCACCGACAAAGACGCCATCGCCCGTCAATTGGACCAGACCCGCAGCCGCTTTGAGGTGGGCCTGATCGCCATCACCGACGTGCACGAGGCCCAGGCCGCTTACGACCTGGCCGTGGCCCAGGAAATCGCCGCGGAAAACCAGCTGGCGGTGGCACGGGAGGCCTTGCGGGAAGTCACCGGCGAGCCGGTCACCGACCTGAAGGCCCCGGGTCCCGCCATGGCCCTGCCCTCCCCGGACCCCCTGGACGTGGCAGCCTGGATTGCCGATGCCCTGGAACACAATCCCCAACTGGCGGCCAGCCGTTTTGCCGTGGAAGCCGCGCGGGAAGCCATGGAAGTGAGCCGGTCCGCGCGCTTTCCCCAAGTGGATGCCGTGGCCAGCATGGGCTACACCGATTCCGGCGGCAGCCGCTTCGGCGGCGGCAGCGAGTCCACCGATGCCGTTATCGGCCTGCAGCTCAGCGTACCCCTGTACCGGGGCGGGGGGATCCAGTCCGCCGTGCGCGAGGCCGGTCACCGGCTGAACCAGGCCAAAGAGGCCGCCGAACAACAACGCCGCGCCACCGAACGCCAGACCCGCGACGCCTACCTCTCCGTGCTCTCCAGCATCAGCCGGGTAAAGGCGCTGAAACAAGCCACCGTATCCGGAAGAAGCGCCCTGGCCGCCACCGAGGCCGGCTTTGAAGTGGGCACCCGCACCATCGTCGATGTCCTTCAGGCCCAGCGTAAGCTTTACGGCGCCCAGCGCGACTACGCCCGCGCCCGTTACGATTTCCTGCTCAACACCCTGCGCCTGAAACAGGCCACCGGCCTGCTCGCTGAAAACGACGTCGCCCAGATCAACGCCATGCTGGAAGCGCCGCCGGACTAGGGCAGCACCATCGCCCGCACCCGTGCTGCGATCTCCTCCGCTGCATTCAAAGGCGGACAAGTCCAATCCTCAAATGCCCCCCTCAAGGGCCTGGCGTAGCCGCCCGCATAGAGGGCCTGGTGCAAGCGCTGATGCTTGGGCGCCGTCTTTGCCGGCGGCGCGAAGATGTACACCGGCCGGCCGGTGGCGCAGGCTTCGGAACACATGGAGGTGGAATCACCGGTGACGATCACCCCATCGCACAAGCCGAGAAAAGCGAAATACGGGTTATCCCCTTCCCGCGACCAGATGTGCAAATAGGCGGGCGCATCAATCGCCCCGAGCAGCGCGTTGCGGGCCACCACCCCGGTGCGGCGGCTGGTGGTGATGAGCAGACTCCCGCCGGCGCTGCGGGCCAGTTCGGAAGCCCGCCGTCCCAAGTCTCCCGCCACCGAGGCATCAAAGCCTTTGTCCCTGGCCGCGCCACCCACCAACATGGCGATGCGCGGCCGGGGCAGATCGGCGAAACAGTCGCGCCACTTCTCCCCCTCCGCACTGATCCGTGCCCGCGTCACCCGGTGGGGCGCTCCCAGTGTGCGCATCACATTGACCTGCGCCGGCACCTCATCGTGCTCCGGCACCGCCACCAGATCCAAATCCCCCAGCGGCGGCCCCGGCCACATGATCTGCACGAGAAAGGTCCGAGCGCCGCTTTGCTTCTTGATGTAACGCGCCACCGGCACCGTGCGCCGCCCCGCCGCGATCACCACCCGCGGCCAGGGCGGTGCCAGGGCGGCGCGGCTGTCCCCCGCCACCCCCAGCAAGGACGCCCCCCGCACCAGATTGGGCCACCCCCCGCAGCGGTCATAGGCCAGCGGCTTGATCGCGAAAGGAGCCCCCAAGGCCTCCGCCACCCCCACCGCCTGGTTCACATTGCCGGTACGGTCGTCAGCCAGGACCCACACGGCACCAACATCTTGTTCAGCATCATCCATCGTCAGCTTCCAAGTAAGTAAGGGACGAAACAGCTCCAAAAAGGGGTCAGACCCCTTAAACGCAACGCTTGCGCTTGAATTCCAAAATGGAAATCCCTCTCGTCTCCCTTTTCAACAGAAGAAGGATGTAGCGGTACGGCATCACCAGACCAATAGCCCCTTACCCCCGCCAAGCCCCCACCAAAAACGCTTCCACAATATCCTGCACCCGTCTCAAGGCCCCGCGGTTGTTGGCCACCCATGCCGCCCCCCTGGCACCGGCGCTGCGACGGGCATCGGGATCAACGAGGAAGGTGTGCACGGCCCCGGCAAGTTCCCCGGCATCCATCACCCGCACGGCCGCGCCGGCCGCAATCAGGGCGTCGCTGATGGCGGCGAAGTTGAAAATGTGGGGCCCGACGACGACGGGCACGCCCAGGGCTGCGGGTTCGAGCACGTTGTGGCCGCCGGTGGGGACGAGGCTGCCGCCGACGAAGGCGACATCGGAAGCCGCGTACATCATGGGCAGTTCGCCCATGGTATCGCCCAGAAAAACCTGGGTGCCCCGCTCGCAGGCGCGCCATTCGGTGCGGCGCACGACGGGGCAGCCGCGCCGGGCACAAAGTTCGGCAACGGCATCGAAACGTTCGGGGTGACGGGGGACGAGCACCAGCAGGGCCTCGGGAAGACGCCGGCGCACCCGGGCGTGGGCCTCCAATATTGGTTCATCTTCGCCCGCGTGGGTGCTGGCGGCAATCCACACGGGCCGCGCTTCGCCCCACATGCGGCGCAGGATGCCGGCTTGGGTTTTGGTGCCGGGCTGAAAAGATAAATCGTATTTGATGTTGCCGCTGACCCGCACCCGCTCGGGCTCGGCGCCCAAAGACAAAAAGCGCCCGGCATCGGCCTGACCTTGGGCGATGATAACGGAAAGATCCCGCACCACCTCCCGCGCCAAGCCGCCCAGACGGCGATAGCCTGCGGCGGAGCGCTCGGACAGGCGGCCGTTGGCCAGCACCAGCGGCACCTCGGCACGGCGGCAGGCGCGAAACAGATTGGGCCACAGCTCTGTTTCCATGATAACGCCCAGGCGCGGCCGGATCCTTTTCAGAAAACGGGCCACTGCGCCGGGCAAATCATAGGGAAGATAACAATGGGCCACCCGCCCGCCGAACAGGGACCGCACCCGCTCGGAGCCGGTGGGCGTGGTGGTGGTGACCAATACCGCTTCGCCGCGCGCCAACAGCCATTCAATTAAAGGCGCGGCGGCCTGCACTTCACCCACGGATACGGCGTGCAGCCAGACGCACGGCTGGTCCCGCACCGGCACCCACCCGAAACGTTCGCCCCAACGCCGCCGGTAATCCGGGGCGCGGCGGCTGCGCCACAGCAGGCGCAGGACAACGCAGGGGGTGATGAGATACAAAAGGCCGGAATAGAGGTGGCGCATCACCGCGCGGCGCCGCTCAGCCAGTCCAGATAGCGCCGCACGCCCTCTTCCACGGTGGCAAAGCCGCCATCAAAACCAATGTCCCTGAGCGCGCTCATGTCGGCCTGAGTGTAGCTCTGATAGCACCCCCGCAAATGCCCGGGAAAGGGGATGTATTCGATCCTGCCACGGCCGTGCCAGCGGATGACGGCGTGGGCCACGTCGTTGAAGGCCTGGGCGGCGCCGGTACCAAGGTTGAAAATGCCGGATTTGCCGCCGTGTTCCAAGAACCACAGGTTCACCGCCACCACGTCGTCCACATAAATGAAATCCCGCCGCTGCTCGCCGTCGGCGTAGCCGTCGCAGCCTTCGAACAGTTTCACGGTATCCCCTTGCAACAGTTGTTGATGAAGATGATAGGCCACGCTGGCCATGCTGCCTTTGTGTTGTTCGCGGGGGCCGTAGACGTTGAAATACCGCAGGCCGACGATTTGGCTGGCGGCGCCCGACCACAGGCGGCGCACGTATTCGTCGAACAGGAACTTTGAATAACCGTAAACGTTCAGCGGCACCTCAAAGCGGCGCTCTTCTTTGAAGACAGGGCCGGCGCCATAGACCGCGGCGGAGGAGGCGTAAATAAACGGCACCCCCCGTGCCAGGCAATAGTGCAGCAGTTGCTTGGAGTAGTCGTAATTGTTGCGCATCATGTAGCGCCCATCCCACTCGGTGGTGGTGGAACACGCGCCCTGGTGGAACACGGCCTCCACCTCGCCAAAGCGGCGGCCACCTGCAATGGCCTGGTGGAAATCTTCCTTGTCCAGGTAATCGGCGATGTCGCAGTCGGCCAGGTTGTTAAACTTCTCGCCCCGGCTCAGATTGTCCACCACCAGAATGTCGCGCCGGCCGCGCCCGTTCAGCGCTTTGACCAGATTGGACCCGATAAACCCGGCGCCACCGGTGATGATGATCATGCCTGCTCCTTGATTTTTTCAATGATGCGGCTGGTGGAATGGCCGTCCACATAATCTAAGACAATCACTTTGCCACCGCGGCCGGTGACGCAGCCGTAGCCGGCAATGGCCTCCGGCCGGTAGTCACCGCCTTTCACCAGGTAATCCGGGCCAACGGCGCAGATCAGACGTTCCGGCGTGTCTTCGGAAAAGGGCACGACCCAGTCCACACTCTTGAGTGAGGCCAACATGGCCAGACGGTAATCCAGCGGATTGATGGGGCGGGACGGGCCTTTCAAACGGCGCACGGATGCGTCATCGTTTACCGCCACAATCAAACGGTCGCCCAGTTTGCGGGCCTGGTCCAGATAGGCCACGTGGCCGGGATGCAAAATGTCAAAACAGCCGTTGGTCATCACCACCGCGTCCCCGTGGGCACGGGCCTGGGCCGCGGCGGCGAGCAATTGGGCCTCGCTCAGCACGCCGCTTTCGCTCACGTGGCTGTCCCGCTGGGCGCGGCGCAGTTCAGGCACGCTCACCGTGGCCGTGCCCAGCTTGGCCACCACCACCCCGGCGGCCAGATTGGCCAGGGCCGTGGCCTGCTCCAGGGATTCGCCGCTGGCCAAAGCGGCGGCCAGGGTGGAGATGACCGTGTCACCGGCGCCGGTGACGTCGTACACCTCCTGGGCGCGGGTGGGCAGATGCAAGGGCGGGCGGCCCCCCTGCATCAAACTCATGCCCTGCTCGCCGCGGGTGACCAGCACGGCCCCCAAATTGTGGGCCTCCAGCAGGGCGCGGGCTTTGACCACCATGTCCTCTTCGCTGGGGCATTCGCCCGCCACGGCTTCGAACTCGGCCCAGTTGGGGGTGACCACGGTGGCACCGCGATAGCGGCTGAAATCCCGGCCCTTGGGGTCCACCAGCACGGGACGGCCCGCCCGGCGGGCGGCGGCAATCAACTCCGGTGCCGCAGCCAGCGTCCCTTTGCCGTAGTCGGACAAGAGCACCACTTGGCACTGGGGCAAACAGGCGCGGGCGTGCGCCAGCACCGCGGCGGCCGCCGCGGCGGGCAAGGCTTGTTCAAAATCCAAACGAATGAGCTGTTGGTGACGGCTGATAACGCGCAGCTTGGTGATGGTGGGCGCGCCGCCCATCTTTTCAAAGCGGCAGTCCACCCCGGCGGCGGCCAACTGGGCCTCCACCAAGGCGGCGGATTCATCGGCGCCGGTGACACCCACCAGCGTCACCCCGCCACCCAGGGCGGCCAGGTTCAACGCCACATTGCCCGCGCCGCCGGGCCGGTCTTCAGTTTCCCCCACCCGCACCACCGGCACCGGCGCCTCGGGCGATATGCGCGAGGCGCCGCCATGCCAATAGCGGTCCAGCATCACGTCACCCACCACCAGCACGCGGGCGGCTTGGAAATCGGGGATGTGGATAGTCATATGGAACCGTTCAATCAGGCCAGTGCAGACAAAGCAAAATACAAATGCCACGCGCAAGCCACACACTCACGCGCTCCGCGACCTCTTACCCCCCTGTTACAGGGGGAGGGTCAGGGTGGGGGTGGAACGGATAGCACCAGCACCAGATTTCAGCACTGCACTCAAACAACCCCGATACGGCGCGCTAGTTTATCACGCCGCGGGGCGGCCGAATTCACCCGGATCGAGTAGAATGTGAGGCTTTTACGAAGGTTTCGATGCCCGACACCGCCCCACCCCTGGAACCACGCTTCTTTGCGCCCCGCTACTGGCCCACCTGGGCGGGCATCGGCCTGATGAAACTCATCGCCCGACTGCCCCCTGGTTTTCGCATCCGGCTGGGCCGTTTTATTGGAAACACCTTCGGCCGCATAAGCCGCCGCCGGCGCCACATCGCCGCGGTGAATCTCGTCCTGTGCCTGCCCGGGCTGGACGATCAGGCCCGCGCAACCCTGCTCGGCGAACACATGGAATCGCTGGGGCTTTCCCTGGTGGAAACGGCAGTGGCATGGTGGGCCAAAGACAGCACACTCTGGCCCTGCATTCAAGTCGAAGGCATGGAACATTTAACCCGCTTGCTGGAGCAGGGCCGCGGCGTGATCGTGATGCCCGCGCATTTCACGACCATGGAAGTCTGCGGCCGTCTGCTCAGCATGCATGCGCCGGTGCACTTCACTTACCGCTTACACAAAAACCCCCTGTTTGAAGCCTGTCAGCGGCGCGCCCGCATCGCCCACAGGAAAACGGGCATTTCCCACGCGGCGGGCTTGGTGCTGCACGATGACATGCGCACCATGGTGCGCCTGCTCAAAGGCGGCAACGCGCTGTGGTATTCGCCGGATCAAAACTACGCCGGCAAACAAAGCGCCTTCGTGCCCTTCTTCGGCGTGCCCGCCTCCACCATCACCGCCACCTCGCGCCTGGCGAAAATCACCGGCGCCGCCCTCGTGCCCGTGGTAACCTACCGCGTGGCGGAGGGACGGGCGTATCGCCTGGTGGTCTCCCCACCGTTGGACGGTTTTCCCAGTGACGACGCCGTGGCCGACACCGCGCGTTTGAATCAAATCTTCGAAGCGCAAATACAAAAGGCACCGGCCCAATACCTTTGGGTGCACCGGCGTTTTAAAACGCGCCCGGCGGGAGAGGCCGATGTCTACCGTTAACCAGGCAACACCCCTGCCGGCGCGGGACCACATCCGCCGCATCCTGATCATGAAGTGGAGCGCCCTGGGGGATGTGGTGATCAGCACCGCGGCCATGGAAGACGTACGCCGCGCCTTTCCCGACGCCACCTTGCACATCAACACTTTTCCCGCCTGGACGCCCCTGTTTCGGGCCGACCCGCGCTTTAGCAAAGTGATCGACATCCCCGTGCGCAATGGCGCCAGTGCCATGCTGGCGTGGCTCAAGACCGTACGGGCGGGGCGCTATGACTTGGTGGTGGACTTACAATCCAACGACCGCGCCCGCATTCTGCAAAGCCTTTTGTTGCTGAGCGGCGCCCGCATCCCCTGCCGTCTGGGCACGCACCGGCGCCTCCCCTACAACATCGCACCGCCACCGCAAGCGCCCACGGTACACGCCTTCGACCACTTGCGAGCCGCTTTGCAGGCGGGGGGCATTCCCACCGTCACACCACGGCCGGTATTGCATATCCCCGAACAACACCGCGTCCGCGCAGAGCAACTATTAAAGGAACAGGGCGTGGCCGGCTCACGCTACGCGGTATTTTTGCCCGGCTGCCAGGCCGCAGGTTATCTCAAACGCTGGGGTGCACCACGGTACAGCGCCTTGGGCTTGTATTTGAGAGAAGCGGGCTACGACCGCATAGTGCTCTTGGGCGCGCGGGACGAAATGGCGGAATGCCAGACCATCCAACAACACTGCGGCGATTGGGTGATCAACCTGTGCGGCCAGACCGAACTGCTGGATATTCCACCGCTATGCGAG
Coding sequences within it:
- a CDS encoding glycosyltransferase family 9 protein, whose product is MSTVNQATPLPARDHIRRILIMKWSALGDVVISTAAMEDVRRAFPDATLHINTFPAWTPLFRADPRFSKVIDIPVRNGASAMLAWLKTVRAGRYDLVVDLQSNDRARILQSLLLLSGARIPCRLGTHRRLPYNIAPPPQAPTVHAFDHLRAALQAGGIPTVTPRPVLHIPEQHRVRAEQLLKEQGVAGSRYAVFLPGCQAAGYLKRWGAPRYSALGLYLREAGYDRIVLLGARDEMAECQTIQQHCGDWVINLCGQTELLDIPPLCENAGCIVANDTGTAHIASATTTPMAVICGPTDPRRVKPVGEQIKALQAKIHCINCYNKHCSHHSCMMLVSPEAVFETLQGLGAV
- a CDS encoding nucleoside-diphosphate sugar epimerase, which codes for MDDAEQDVGAVWVLADDRTGNVNQAVGVAEALGAPFAIKPLAYDRCGGWPNLVRGASLLGVAGDSRAALAPPWPRVVIAAGRRTVPVARYIKKQSGARTFLVQIMWPGPPLGDLDLVAVPEHDEVPAQVNVMRTLGAPHRVTRARISAEGEKWRDCFADLPRPRIAMLVGGAARDKGFDASVAGDLGRRASELARSAGGSLLITTSRRTGVVARNALLGAIDAPAYLHIWSREGDNPYFAFLGLCDGVIVTGDSTSMCSEACATGRPVYIFAPPAKTAPKHQRLHQALYAGGYARPLRGAFEDWTCPPLNAAEEIAARVRAMVLP
- the lpxL gene encoding LpxL/LpxP family Kdo(2)-lipid IV(A) lauroyl/palmitoleoyl acyltransferase, with translation MPDTAPPLEPRFFAPRYWPTWAGIGLMKLIARLPPGFRIRLGRFIGNTFGRISRRRRHIAAVNLVLCLPGLDDQARATLLGEHMESLGLSLVETAVAWWAKDSTLWPCIQVEGMEHLTRLLEQGRGVIVMPAHFTTMEVCGRLLSMHAPVHFTYRLHKNPLFEACQRRARIAHRKTGISHAAGLVLHDDMRTMVRLLKGGNALWYSPDQNYAGKQSAFVPFFGVPASTITATSRLAKITGAALVPVVTYRVAEGRAYRLVVSPPLDGFPSDDAVADTARLNQIFEAQIQKAPAQYLWVHRRFKTRPAGEADVYR
- a CDS encoding 3-deoxy-D-manno-octulosonic acid transferase, which produces MRHLYSGLLYLITPCVVLRLLWRSRRAPDYRRRWGERFGWVPVRDQPCVWLHAVSVGEVQAAAPLIEWLLARGEAVLVTTTTPTGSERVRSLFGGRVAHCYLPYDLPGAVARFLKRIRPRLGVIMETELWPNLFRACRRAEVPLVLANGRLSERSAAGYRRLGGLAREVVRDLSVIIAQGQADAGRFLSLGAEPERVRVSGNIKYDLSFQPGTKTQAGILRRMWGEARPVWIAASTHAGEDEPILEAHARVRRRLPEALLVLVPRHPERFDAVAELCARRGCPVVRRTEWRACERGTQVFLGDTMGELPMMYAASDVAFVGGSLVPTGGHNVLEPAALGVPVVVGPHIFNFAAISDALIAAGAAVRVMDAGELAGAVHTFLVDPDARRSAGARGAAWVANNRGALRRVQDIVEAFLVGAWRG
- a CDS encoding type I secretion protein TolC — protein: MRYFSPIAGAALLLLGSAGQADDLLHAYRLAVDSDPQLHQALEAARAVSESSRQARARLLPQAGFDASINRTRSQTLSSGTPFFSESTYYFTTRNYSLSLSQAVYRRDYFTLRDQADAQAAQAEAELDAARQALIVRVAERYFSVLGARDNLEFARTDKDAIARQLDQTRSRFEVGLIAITDVHEAQAAYDLAVAQEIAAENQLAVAREALREVTGEPVTDLKAPGPAMALPSPDPLDVAAWIADALEHNPQLAASRFAVEAAREAMEVSRSARFPQVDAVASMGYTDSGGSRFGGGSESTDAVIGLQLSVPLYRGGGIQSAVREAGHRLNQAKEAAEQQRRATERQTRDAYLSVLSSISRVKALKQATVSGRSALAATEAGFEVGTRTIVDVLQAQRKLYGAQRDYARARYDFLLNTLRLKQATGLLAENDVAQINAMLEAPPD
- the hldE gene encoding bifunctional D-glycero-beta-D-manno-heptose-7-phosphate kinase/D-glycero-beta-D-manno-heptose 1-phosphate adenylyltransferase HldE, with the translated sequence MTIHIPDFQAARVLVVGDVMLDRYWHGGASRISPEAPVPVVRVGETEDRPGGAGNVALNLAALGGGVTLVGVTGADESAALVEAQLAAAGVDCRFEKMGGAPTITKLRVISRHQQLIRLDFEQALPAAAAAAVLAHARACLPQCQVVLLSDYGKGTLAAAPELIAAARRAGRPVLVDPKGRDFSRYRGATVVTPNWAEFEAVAGECPSEEDMVVKARALLEAHNLGAVLVTRGEQGMSLMQGGRPPLHLPTRAQEVYDVTGAGDTVISTLAAALASGESLEQATALANLAAGVVVAKLGTATVSVPELRRAQRDSHVSESGVLSEAQLLAAAAQARAHGDAVVMTNGCFDILHPGHVAYLDQARKLGDRLIVAVNDDASVRRLKGPSRPINPLDYRLAMLASLKSVDWVVPFSEDTPERLICAVGPDYLVKGGDYRPEAIAGYGCVTGRGGKVIVLDYVDGHSTSRIIEKIKEQA
- a CDS encoding ADP-glyceromanno-heptose 6-epimerase yields the protein MIIITGGAGFIGSNLVKALNGRGRRDILVVDNLSRGEKFNNLADCDIADYLDKEDFHQAIAGGRRFGEVEAVFHQGACSTTTEWDGRYMMRNNYDYSKQLLHYCLARGVPFIYASSAAVYGAGPVFKEERRFEVPLNVYGYSKFLFDEYVRRLWSGAASQIVGLRYFNVYGPREQHKGSMASVAYHLHQQLLQGDTVKLFEGCDGYADGEQRRDFIYVDDVVAVNLWFLEHGGKSGIFNLGTGAAQAFNDVAHAVIRWHGRGRIEYIPFPGHLRGCYQSYTQADMSALRDIGFDGGFATVEEGVRRYLDWLSGAAR